In Centropristis striata isolate RG_2023a ecotype Rhode Island chromosome 8, C.striata_1.0, whole genome shotgun sequence, the genomic window ATACCAAAATTTAACAAAACTTTGGTTCACATCCCCAACAGTGAAGCACTGACACACCGTCCTTCTCTTAAACCCTTTCTCTCCGCTGCTGTTGTAGCTGGTCGGGAACCCTCAGACGGCTCATAATGTGACTGACTCACACGCCAATCAGCCTGTTGTTCTCATCTTAGTTCATATTGCACATATAGCGCACAGCAAAAACATTATCAAGCAGAACTAGTGTTTGTGTACTTTGGTGCGGTATTACCTGAATCCGTGCTTCATCATTCTacgcagtggcggttctacacaggggcctcaagaggccactgcccctgtgaagaagcctttggcccctgctgtggcccctgtgtcaaattaataataaaatgatcaatttataacaatgaacaatagaacaattctaaccttttttttgttcaaacaatatctcattgtacacaaaacgaacccagaatgttacattgtataatagtttaactctatggagtcttaaagggtgattttgtcaattttttttatccttttcatgtctttacgtgtctttgtaagtaattttgtgtcttttttggtcatttgtgtgtcttttgttggtaattttgtgtctgtttgttgtgtcttttttaataattttgtatccttttttgtcattttgtgtcttttttgtcatttatgtgtctgttttagttattttgtgtctttttttggtaattttgtgacttttttttgtcatttttatgtcttctgtgggttgttttttggttattctgtcttttcattttgtgtcttttttggtcattttgtgtctttttcaagacattcaaagattttgaatgcttaaatatcatatttgtcattttttcatgtgccaatgaccctctgattaaacactggcccctccttggcccccacagtaaaattgatCTAGAACCGACACTGATTCTACGTGTGGCCGTGTGAACCGAACCATGACCCCGACATGAATACAAGAACCCTAGTGTTTAGTAGAACAGATTTTAAAACAGGATTGTTGTAGATCTATTAAACATACCTGAAATAATGGGAACCTCATCAATCATTCCTGACtggttttgtttctttctttctcagcTCTACTCCAGCAACCTTCACTGTAAACACCACTAGCCAAGCATACCCCTACTATTACTATGAGTACCCCGACTATGACTTTGGGAAATGTGTGTATGGACGTCATGCAGCTCATTTTCTTCCAGCCCTCTACGTCATTTTCTTCCTCCTGGGCCTTCTGGGTAACTCTCTGGTCATCTGGGTGATCGCTTATGGTGTGCGGCTCCGCAGCATGACCGACGTGTGCCTGCTCAACTTGGCTGTCTCTGACCTTCTCTTAGTGTCTACTCTTCCCTTCCTCGCTCACCAGGCCCGGGACCAGTGGCTGTTTGGGGATGTCATGTGCAAAGTGGTCCTGGGTATTTATCACATTGTTTTTTACTGTGGGATCTTTTTCATCTGTCTAATGAGCATCGACCGCTACTTGGCTATAGTACAAGCCATTTACGCCATGAGAGTACGGACGAGGTCCTTTGGAATGATCGCAGCTGCTGTGACTTGGATGGCTGGATTTTTGGCTTCTTTCCCTGACCTGATCTTTCTCAAACAGCAGACAGGTGCTAATGGGTCTCATTTCTGCTTCCCTGACTATTCTATTGATGGTACCACTGCATCTCACTTCTGGAGGATCTTCACCATTTTCAAAATGAACTTTTTGGGTTTATTTGTCCCGATAGTCATCATGGGCTTCTGCTACTCACAGATTGTGTGGAGGCTGCTGAACAGCCAGTCATCCAAGAAACAAGCCATCCGTTTAGTTCTCATAGTGGTGGCtgttttcttctgctgctggGTCCCCTACAACATCGCGTCCTCCTTCAAAGCGCTGGAGCTAATGGGGGTCTATACACAATGCGAAAGCAGCAAAGCCATCACATTGGCTTTACAAGTGACCGAGGTGGTCGCCTACTCTCACAGCTGGCTCAACCCCATCCTGTATGTGTTTGTTGGGGAGAAGTTCAGGAGGCACCTGGTGAGGTTGATCAACAGGACGCCCTGCCGGCTCTGTCGGATGGTCAAAGTCTGCATACCTCAGGACAGACTCAATGGATCAGTCTACTCACAGACCTCCAGTCTGGATGAGAGGAGCACTGCTGTGTGAAGTGTATTCTTGTTCGTTTCTGTCCATGTGGTCATCTCcaggacacacaaaaaaagctaaTCTGCTCTTTTCGTATTTAGGTTACAATATGATTTAGGGtcaaatcttgtttttttttagttttggaacAAATTAGCCAGGGAGATTTAAGAATTATGTTGTAATGGAGttgcatgcatgcaaacacattaTTATATTGGAGTGTATTCACACATCTCAATACGTTTAAAGTTCTACTGAATGCATGAGAATGTATAAAGTTTTTGTACATATGGTTTTGGATACATGAGAATTTTTTTACTGAATTGAGGTTGAAACAGATTGCCTCTGCACCTGCAGTTTGAGGTCAGACAACTGCATCATGAGCCTGTTTAACCTAATTTAATCATCATCTGCCTATCAGATTGACACATTGACACGAGCCAGAGCCAAATGTAGATACTGCCCTTGTTCAATCACACGGCAGGAAGACAAGTAgaacaaatattaaataatttgtgCTTGAGCACAACCCTTTTATCAGTGCATCGAGTCTGCGTGTCAAACTGTTGCACAGTTCAGCAGTGCACGCAGGTCCCCGCAGGTCCCCGCTGCAGCTGGAAACCTGAATGCAAGTTTCTTAGCAAATGTAACAGCAGATTTGCACCTAACCTCAACCTACAGAAAACCACAGgatgaaagaaaaaggaagTATGTAACCGAGCTGTTTGTTTAACCTGTGCAGTCTCTGTGCATGAAAAATCATTTTGCAGTCAATTTTTTGATTATTAATCAGAATTTCACAACAACAAGGTCATCATTAAATCATTACGTTCTGTCATGCAGATGCATCACAGTTTAAGTTCAGTAAACTCTATCCTTATGCAGTCTTGAGTCCAAAACTGATATACCCTGATGACATCAAAATGACATCAGCAAGCACAACAACAAAGCACTTTGAAACCTTTGtcacccccctctctctccctgcacttCCTCACTGTAGCTCTACcatcacaatgaaaaaatacaatgcCAACTAgatattcttttaaaaaaaaactaagtcaGTTTAGAGCCAAGACATGCAGAAAAACCTTCATTCATAGTGACTTTGACATTTACAATTAGTGGGGTAACAAAGTGGCTCCTAACTGCTCGTGCAGTCAGTAAAGAAACCCATGTTTTCCAGGTTGGGGCATTTGTTGAATTATATCACATGACATTTCCAGTAATGTAGCATTTTtactgatttattattattcataatgtgctgtttctgtttgattatatgtacatatattgtAAAacaattgataataataataataataataatagggtgatgtattttttttaaatgtttatacaGTATACTGTCATTTACTTtactatttgtagttgtttttattacagtaacCATGCTAATATATGCAGACTTATACAAGCAGATATTGTTGTAATGTTGATGTAATGTTCAATATTTAAGTGTCACattatttcaaataaaattttattattaaaataccatgaatattttatttctttcttttcactattcttattgtgtttttgtgtgtatctcTCTttgagttttatatttttgaaactttattatctacaatatttgtttttgtgatgcTTAGGAACTGATGCTACTGCAGCCACAGGATACCCACTTCTCGTGACTGTGGGCTCATGTATGAGGAAATGCTTAGGATAAAAAATTACTTCCCACCACATTCCTCATTAGAGGAAGAGGGAAGAGAACACATCCTGAAAACAagcccaaaaaaacacaaaactgaacaaaataacaagagatttttttttaacacaagtttaaaACTGGGATATCTCAGGATAATTGTTTAGTAAACTGCAGAATCCACAATGCATTTCTGATCATGAAACTCTCAGAGGAATAACATGGAGTTAGTTTATGCTAGTTGCAAAAATATCTCTGGTTCTGAAAAATGAAAGCTTTGGTTAAGTCACCAAAAACGTTATAGCTGTACTCAGTAAGAGAGTAGAAAGTAAGATTTCTTACTTCATTTCAACTCTGAAGAAGAAAAGTGTCAACACTTCTGAAACTCATCTGGAAGGAGTGGAGGGACTTACCCTGGGTGGTTTCAGTTTATATTCAAGCCTTTAAACAGGCTGAGAGATTGGATGCAAGTGCAAAGTGATGTGTCAACTCAGTTCTTGTACCTCAACAGGGACATttttggcttcttttttttttttttttaattttggtgaTTATACGTGATTATCGTTTTTCTATTTCAAATTACAGAAGTTCAACATGAGCTCCCATGGGGCAAATACATGCAAGAGTTATTACTATTGTATGATGTagcactgcagtgtttgatgcaatgaatacatttaataaatataaaataattccaTGTTTTTGTGGATTGTTTTAAAGAACAGTGCCATTATTAacaaactgtaatttaacaggatTTGGTCGTTATGACCAGGACTGGTTTTGGATAACCTCCTACAATACGGCCCCCTTTTATAGAGAATAAGGGGTTGcaggcagtggatgtttagggggagatagcagctcaacaataaatacaacaataatagtagtggacatcatctgaaacCTGTGAACCTGAAATTAatttttgagatgcagctcagcactgcgTATCAAGTTATTCTGGTCAAATATATCTAATAAACATGACTTAATTGATAATTAATTAAcgatttaaatgtattaatatatatataatatgtgtgtgtgagtatatatatatatatatatatatatatatatataatatgaattttttaaacaaaaaaaatcctcttatatattacatcaatataccaagacctttggaacaacatagaaaataCATATTGTAATATTATGGCATATACTGGGACGGCCAGAGCAACTTCTGTATGCGTGCAAATGTATGCACAGGGGTTAAGTACTTTCCATATAAAAGGGCGTGCTGTTTGCTGATGTATTATTACTGTGAACTGTAATCCTGTGTCCATTGGAAACTGGTTGGTTTCTGTGGTTTACCATAATGTGAGCAACTCGGTCCTCACTACTATTCTATTATTTGCACCTCACTAGTGCGACTTTAATCAAGCACGACTTCATGATCTACCACTTGTTTCATGTGTGTGATCCTTAAACCACTAAATCAACTCTttactgccatctagtggcctTGATGAGCTGGTTGCACCATGGCCGTACTGAACATTTTCTCATCTCAGTAgaaggtgtttgtgtgtaggtGACATTCACATAATTTTCCCTGAAGCAAAATTGACTTTCTAAGTATTTTTCAGAGTACTGAGAAAATCATTTTTACTCATAGACATAGACCTAGATGACTTGATATCTTGGTGGTTCAACCTTTAATAGGGTTTCACTTTACACAGGGTTTGTGTCAGACACGGATTTCGGTCTGAGTGATTTCCTAATTTAATGTGTGACTGAGACGGGAAGACAgtcagaagctgcagcaggtggGCTGTCACAAAGGGGGGAGATATTATCTGGATACTGGATGCAGTGGTCAGAAATATAGTCTAAATTTctatataaattaatttcattctAAACAATAACATAGTACCCAATGTGCCAGGATATAACACCTTTTCAGTTAACAGCTCTTGCATGACATTTAGAGCACCCTCCTGAGACAAACAAGTGTCCTCTGTGGtttcatgcaaaatattttctgctgctgttgccgAGAATAACGACACAGATTTTACACCAGATAAAGAGATTTTCCTTCACACATTGTGTATAAACAAATTGTTCTGCATGCTTGTGTGCAGAGACACCTCTAGTGCAGGTGAACTAGTGAACTGGCAGATCAACTGTTAATTGTGAGTtagtataaatattttaaaatgctgaatttCCAAGGCTGCAAATGCTCAACAAATGACATCCTACTAATAAATTTTCTATGGTTCCTTCAAAAAGCACATTTACTGCACAAGGATAAAAATAATCACATGTGCATCCAGTCTTTCTGGTAACTCTTCTGTCTTTTGATTTATGCAAACACGACAATCTGCCCTTAGAAGTGGGTTAAGGAGGTGGGGGAATTGTATGGTCTACTGATTCATGCACAGTAGCAGCATCTGCAGAGGACAGATAAGATCAGTAACATCCTCTTTCTGGTTTTTTGTATGGGTTATCGCAGGCACAGATCAGAGTAAATACATCTGCTTTGTATTACTGTACGCATCATGGATTTATCttatctttcatttttattgtttgaaacACAGGAGTTCCCCTTATTGGTCTGCTTATAAAATCTGCACTCACGTTTACTCAGTAAGAAAAGAAGATTAAACCACAGTTGAAGCCAATGCAATGCTTTTCTCACAGCGTAAAATGAGCCTTTATCTCACAGTATGGGAAGTgttcatttttactgttttcattcatttccatTAGCTTTTCATCTGTGTGGGGTTTTCCCCTTCCTTCTACTCATGTCGGGAATACAGCATCGCCTCGTCGTCCAACCCTCAAAGCTGATGggaaataatgaatgaataatggtAGTTTCAAGACAAACTACATTCTAATGCGTGGGTGTATGTGGGCATACTGTACGTGCTCACAAAGTTTCAGAATAAACTAGTTGTTCCTTGTACGTTTAATGGCAAAATAACAgaggacaaaataaaatatttacaacacTTAGTAACATGTAAACACAATCTTCTGTACAGAGAAATATAcatgcaaaagtaaaaataagtcATAATAAGACATTCAAAATGACATTGCTGCAGTCTTGTTCTATGTGTATTTAAAATATGACATAGTTATGAGGTTTACATCCTGGGTGTGGGCAAACTGCCTGACCCTCTCTGTACATCTTTACATCATGTATAGGCTGGGTTTCCCAAAGGCATTTTATTTCTTCGATCATATTCTTCCATGAATAGGCTTTAAGAGAATTTGATAAACTGATTAACAGCATGATTTTGGGAAACCTAGATCCACaccaataaattaaaacaacacaaaatgagagactGTACAGATCAACAGGAGTCGTTGAACTCAACATGTTATTGACTTCTTTAACATTAAATCAGACAGTAactcttaaataaaataagaaacaatgcatgtttttagtTCCACCCACCTCTCTAGGTTGACTCCATCAACTGGcacttaaaaaaagttttcaacaACTTCAAAACCTAAAGACATTAACTCATTCAAATGAAAATAACTGGAAAATACCTGTAAGGCTGAATGATATTCATAAAAGGGATACATTTGAGCTATTGGTGGTACAAGATTTCAGTTGAATTCATTCTCCAATCATTTCAAATCTGTGGTGAACGGGCCACAATgagacattattttttttagacctATTGCTTGGTAAAAATGTCAACCAAGTCTGTCTTATGACGTCAAACTGAGATGCTAAAAAAATCTAGCGACATACACCAGTATCTACCTACAGAAGCCAAACAAATTCACACAGCAAACCACTTTGTGCACAGCTTGAAAAAAGACAAGTgaaatattagttttttttcagcaatAAACCACCAAACAATTTCCTATtacaataagaataaataaagccAGACTGAACCTATGTAAACACTCATATGTCCTGGTTCAGCGTGATCTCTTATAACTTAACAtgagaaataataatagtaattaaaaaaaacaaaacacattttagcagGAAAAGAAAGCATAGTCAACTTTGGTAttgttacagaaaataaaaacagaacaatgaCAAAATGAAAGCATAAGTGCCTATATTTTATAGatacacatttttatacattatttccAAAAACCCGCCTCTTGTCTGGAGGTTTTGCAGATATTAATACTGAACTTAATACATAAGAGTTAACACAATACAGACATCTATCGCAGTACCAGGTACGTACATGCCTTTTTAAGAATACGGCTACAACACAAAGTCTTCATAAATAGTTGCATAAATGTTAAAGCTGCAACATTGCACATGGGAATTGATGCAAAATACGGGTGCATTTCTAGTAGCGGTTTGTTCATAGTGAAAATCCAGCTGTTGTGGGTCCGCAGGAAGCGACTCATCTCACCAACTGCATGGACTCTCTAATACTCGGCAAATGAAATAGCTTTTGTTCATTTGAGACAAATTCTTCAAAATGAGAGTGAAAGGCAGGAATACGTTATTTACAAGTAAGGCGGATGCAGGTAAAAATCTGAGAAGCTTTGCCGAATAGCTTTAATGCTTGTTCAAGTTAATTTAGTTTCTCTAAGTGTCACAAATTGAAATTATATCACCTTTCAAACTGAACGGGGGCATAAAGATAAGCAAACTATTGCACTGAAGGTAACTATAATGTGTTTCTGGAAAACTTGGTTTTGGTCTTCATCTTGTTTCGAAGAAGTGGACCCTGCTGATGGGTGCCACTTTGTTCACACGTCTCACttctcttgttttctttctaaCTCACTAACTCACCTTTGTTTTCCAAAAGGTATGAATAAAGACAGTTCTCTGTTTCCTCACTGTACATGGTATCATTTACAAAAAGTAATCTCtcgttacaaaaaaaacattttcttgtgTTCAACCGAAAGCAGCCTGAATAACTCTTATTATACAGTATTCTATTTTCTCCGTTCAACACTGTCCCAAACGCAACACTTGCTCAAGCTTGTTGAGAAAGCTTGTTGAGAAAGCTTGGTTTTCTCTCCCTGCTAAGTCACGGTTTGAAATCTCAAACTGATTCCAACAGTTTCGTTTGTTGTGCAGGCATAATGACAATATGCCAAGGTTCGGGAGGGGAGCGGGGGAGAGTCAAAGGGTTTATCAGCAGAGGTCGgtcagtcagcagcagcaggacttTTGTAGTTTAGTGAGGGAAAAGGTGATCATTGTGGAAATGTTGCTGGTGCTCCTCTTAGTAACAGCTCAACTGAACAAAGTTAACTTGTTTCCCATCCTTCATAGTTTGCTAGACAGGCAGGAAGTCCATCTATACCACAGCAATGCAAATACAGGCGTCTACAGTGCATCTACTGAGCGACCTGTTTATTAGACGTGGTTAAGCAGGCGGCTGTGAAGAAAGGCCTTAATGGTGCCGATAGGCCGGACATCGTTTTGGTGTTTCCGCCTCTCGATGAAAGATATGAGTCTGGAGGTGTCCAGGTGATGATTCTGAGATAGTGGCAGGGCTGGCGGCTGTGTATGATTTAAGGTGGCATGGCCAGTGTCTCTGTTTATCACACCTCGAGGCTGGAGCCAGGGCTCCTGCAGGCAGGACGCTGCAGAGGGCCGTTGCTCCGGCTCGCTCTGGAGCAGAACGCAGACAAAGTCCCTGGCAGCTGGGCTCACACCCTGGAAGTAGTCCTCTGGGAAGCTGAAGTCCAGGCGACAGATGTTCAGACACGTCTCCTCCAGACTCTCATCCAGGAAGGGAGAGGCGCCACTCAGTATGACGTAGGTCACCACTCCTGTAAATCATCCAGTCAGAAGATACatcaataaataagaaattgtgGGATGCACTATATATTACATAActatatatttctaaataagCAACTTGTGACATGCAAACTACTCGTGTTTGGTTACAGACCTAAGCTCCAGAGGTCAGACATCAGTGAGGCAGGCTGACCCAGGATCAGCTCAGGAGCAGAGAACTCTGGGCTCCCCAGGAGAGGATGGATGTAGAAGGAGGGAGGGTTCAGCTGAATGGCATCACCAAAGTCTGTCAGCTTGATCACTGGCTGGGAAGAAGCATGCTCCACCACAATATTCTCTGGCTGCAGGAGCAGGAGAAAGCAAGTTTAGACATGAACGCTAGACTCTGAGATCATTGTTTACTTATTACACCAGCAAATCCACTGGGCCAAACTGACACTTAGCTTAtgtggttttaagtggtttgttgatatttttatatttgcacCAAAAATACAATGCAATGATGACCAATCCAAAACCGAAAGATATTAATTTTTAGTCTCACGTTAGATAAAGAGAAACAGAAGATTTTTACTTGACGCCAGaggaatgtcttttttaaacatttaacaaaacattttaacattaaattaaaggATTAGCATGCAGGATTTAGCCACATCTTTCAGGTAGCATAAAAAAGCAAAAGGCCCTCTCTAGAATCAGTGCTTGGTTTGTCCATtctgggctactgtagaaacatgaTTCAGGTGATTATACATGAATATAAACATAATGTATTTATGAATATTGTATTTCATTACTTACAATAGAGCTCCCTAAATCCCCTACACTGGTCCTTTAAATAAACTGATACATAATTGATTATCAAAAGAGCTGCTAATTCATTTTCTGCTGATTGACCTATCTATTAATCTACTTATAGCTCTACACTGATGTCATAATATATTTACTTTGAGATCAAGGTGTGCTATCCTCCAGCTGTGCAGGTAGTGGAGAGCTTCAAGAATATCTCTGAGGTAGAGAGCCACCTTCTCCTCCGTCAGGTTTCCCCAGCTCACAATATAGTCCAGGAACCGTCCCTGGTCTGccctgaaaacacaaacacacaatgcatTTCCTGCATTAGCGACTTAATCTTCACAGTTTATATTTGTCACACAGTGTGGAGTCAACACGACTGTACTTACATCTCTTGTACAAGTACGTAGCTGTTGGCCGTCTCATACGTGTCCAGCAGCCTCACCAGATTGGGATGGTCCACAGTCTGTAGGAgtctgacctcctgcagcaccTGCTCACGACGCTGCAGCTtcttgttgatgtgttttgctGCAATCGTCCGCTTACTCCCTCTCTGGTCACACCGCTTAGTCACTGAGAACCGGCCCCTGGGGAGCAGAAACCCGGTTAGCAGAATGTATGAGTAACACTTTAACATCATTTAGTAATAGCTTTACTTTGTAATTTGTAAATTTGCTTTTACAAATTGTCGCAAACAAAGTCTTTAATTTTCTCCCTTGCATTTACTGTCTGTTGGACTGCTGAAATCAGCTTGGGATGTCAGCGATTCTAATCCAATACACTTTTTGTCAGTATTTCCTCATGGTATgccatgtgtttgtgctgaaaaaaaaaatgtggtgctcgcAGCCCTGGCtctttaaatattaaacaaacaaagtggTTTGGACGGAGCAACAGAACACTATTCCAGCCGGGACAGGGGAAAGGCTGTGGATATATAAAGAGAAAGGTATATGTGTTTGGGTGTTGAGTTCAAATCTTCCTCCAGAATCACAGCTCACATCCTTAAACATTTCAGGTCTATATCATAACATAGTAGTTATTTAGCAGAAAAATGTCAAGTTCTCCTCATCTATATACCGACAGTTCTTCTTTATTACTACCTAACTACTACGATTAATGCTACTGGTAACAATGTTAGTAATACTGAGAATTTATTAACTTTGATGTGGTTGAGGAGAAACACCACATAACAGTCACACCGGAAGAGCTCAAATAAAAAGGATGGTTTTTTGGTACATTCTTACCTTCCTAGTTCACTGATCTCTGTGTAGTGGGACTCAAAGCTGCTTTTCCAGAGGACTTCACTTCCATCATCAGTGGTTCCTGAGAACACACATTGTGTTCCAAATGGATTAAGCACACAAAAAAgggacatacttttcaaagaAAGCACACCGATTTAAGTAggagttttattgtttttttgttagtttgacATAAATTAAAGTTCAATTATGgtgtatgtttttaatgtggTGTTTAAGTACCACAATGTACCCAATATTTAAGCATAACAGAACAAACTCGGGTAGATAATGGCAaattaaaaagtgtttatacCATGACAGGGCTCTCACCTGAGACTCTGAGGCTGGCGGAGGAGGTGACAGAGCCTGCTACATTTGTGGCAACACATGTGTACACACCACTGTCCTCTACAGACACTCCCAGGATACGAAGAGCTGCCTCCCCTGTCTCACtgtggagaaagagaagaaattagagaaaatcaTTAGACGAGATGCACCTTGCTACGTACAGTAGCATTTTATATTTCTCACAATTAAGGCTTCATCTCCCATGAACATGATGCTTCAATTAAGTCACTTCAAATGAAGCCAAGATATATACTGTCACCTGTAAGTGATGCTGTAGTGTCCGTTGTTGCTCAGAGTGTTGTTGTCAGGTCCTCGCCACGTGACGTTGGCCCGGGGTCGACCACACACTTTACACCTCAGAGTAACACTGTCGCCACCCTCACATGCTACATCGCTAACGGGAATGAGGAACTCTGGAGGAGCTGTACAGAAGGAGGGATGAAAGAGAATCCGAAAACCAGCTTAAAAATATTTCTCCACATGTTAAAAGCTTCAGAGTTTCAAAGATTTGTAaggattcattcattcattcattgtttcTTAACATTTCCTTTATCATttccacacacatacagtatacctCAGTATATAATTTTTGGTCACAAGCAACAATGTGTACATACCATCATGGATGAAGTTAGGATTGAGGAGCTGTAATGAAAAAGGTAAGGAAAGTATTAGATTTCTTACACAATCTAAAATGAAAAGAGCAAATTAATTGGGTTTGAAAATGTCTTAATATTCTCTACCTTGACAGAGACTTTGTTGGCCAGGCCGTCCTGAGACTTGCGGTAGCCGTTCTCCAACTTCCTGCCCTCCTTGTCTCTTTTTTCAGACTTTCGGCGTATACGGAGTGCTGTGTGCCATGATAATGATTTTCTACACACAAAACCAGAAGGGAGGAATTTcagtttctattatttttttgcataatcatattttttctctctctctcaggaagAGGAGAAATGTTTCATATTCTCACTTGATGGTTCCTTCAGGGAGTTCAGGAGTGATGGAGGTGGAGGTATGTCCTAATACATAGCCAGGGATCCA contains:
- the cabz01093075.1 gene encoding C-C chemokine receptor type 5 — protein: MAATIPAVVVFSGTSEITSVEEFTGSTPATFTVNTTSQAYPYYYYEYPDYDFGKCVYGRHAAHFLPALYVIFFLLGLLGNSLVIWVIAYGVRLRSMTDVCLLNLAVSDLLLVSTLPFLAHQARDQWLFGDVMCKVVLGIYHIVFYCGIFFICLMSIDRYLAIVQAIYAMRVRTRSFGMIAAAVTWMAGFLASFPDLIFLKQQTGANGSHFCFPDYSIDGTTASHFWRIFTIFKMNFLGLFVPIVIMGFCYSQIVWRLLNSQSSKKQAIRLVLIVVAVFFCCWVPYNIASSFKALELMGVYTQCESSKAITLALQVTEVVAYSHSWLNPILYVFVGEKFRRHLVRLINRTPCRLCRMVKVCIPQDRLNGSVYSQTSSLDERSTAV